TAGCCAACTGGGAGCACAGCCATGGAGTCCGTTGGCTGCCAGATGAAATGTCTGGGGCATCTGTGTCTGGGGAAAAGGTGCCAGCAGGCCAAGAAGGGGGAGAATGAGCCTCTATGTGCACATGTGCATAAGTATAGGGTAGCCACACTCAGAAGAGGGGGAAGTAGGAGCTGTAATTATGAATGAAAACATCACAGAAATCAGGAGTACCCCATTGCCTCCCAAGCCCTCTACACCAACTTCCATCCCCCTAAGAAGACAGCAAAAGACGCCTCCTCCTGCATCTCCTGCAGCCACTTGCCAAGCAGCACAAAGCTCACTGCAAGCCTGGCTCAGTCAGCTGGCCTTGAGACAGGCCAATAAGCCAGGACAGGTgggatagggaaactgagacagatggtTGAACAAACTGGCAGAGCAATTTACAGCAGATACAGAAGCTTACCTCCCTAAAGATAATTCCTAGGCCTCAATTGTATTTCAGgtccaggcccagaaaaacagcaaaaccaaGTGGGCGATACCAAGATCAGTTACAAAGACTAAAGAcccctgccctgacactgaccaAACAGTGGAGGCCACAACCCTGAAAAAACACACCTAGGAAattgatgaatattctgctgaaacctTCCCCTGAGAACTCCCCTAAGATTCCCGcctgcaagaaagaaagaaaagcttcaAGACAAAGGACCTAGTGCTCACTCTCCCTCTGGAGAATAGCCCCCTCcattccttttcccttcttcttccctctcttcttctcccacAGGCACACACCTCCtaaactctagagcagcggttctcaacctgtgggtcacgacccctttgggggtcgaatgaccctttcacaggggtcgtctaagaccatcggaaaacccatatataattacatattgtttttgtgattaatcactatgctttaattattatatgCTTCAATTATTATATgtttcaatgaaaatacatcctgcatatcagatatttgcattaggattcataacagtagcaaaattacaggtttgaagtagcaacgaaaataattttatggttgggggtcaccacaacatgaggaactgtattaaagggtcctggcatcaggaaggttgagaaccactgctctaaaggctcCTAGGAGgtttgcaaccaggggagcaatgggcagtggcagctcatcccagaCTAATCCTCTGAACCTGCCCCGAGGCCTCCTTCTGCTTCTTCTGTGCTGAACCCTTCCTTGTTTTACTGTcctcagctttaataaacatcccCTCATGCTGTGAAATTTtccctgcatgaagtcaagaacccacatacTACCCACTGGCCCGAGGCAGACCCCCTCAGGACCATGTCCCCTGTCTGGTAACAGCCTGGGCTCCCAAGTCTCAGAGAGCCCACTCTATTCAAGGACAAGAGGACCTAAAGGACTTCTCTAGGTCTTAGCATTGAATAGTTTACGATTCCATGAAGGAAGGAGAGTGAAGTGTCAACACATGGGTTTGTCCTAAATTGTTAGACGGACATGACTTAGCTGACAGCATAGAAAGAGACACCTCTCTTAAATACATGTTTTAAGTGACTTTTCCTTTTGATTCCTATTACTTACAGAAGACAGGACTAGAAAGTACATAAGCCTTTACGGAGATAATGAAATAGGGGCTTCTTCAACCCAAATCTTTCCTAAGCTTTTTTATTAACATGCTTTTTCAGAACATTCCGTGAAATTGTTTTCTTCTCCTGACAACATATGCttataataaaacatttgaaaCTATCAGAAACTATAAAACTAATTCATAATCCACCCCCCACCTTTAGAATTCCCACAGGCCTAGGCCCCAGGCAGATAGcgcagttggttagagtgtcatccccatatgccaaagttgcaggctctatctctgATCAGGGagcatgcaagaagcaaccaatgaatgcataattaaagtgaaacaacaaatcaatgtttctctctctctcaaataaataatagccctggccagtgggctcagtggttagagcgtcagcctggccCTCCCACCGAAGAGTCttaggttcgattccccatcaagggcacgtacctgggttgcaggttgcaggttcgaaccccagccctggtctgggctcgtgcaggaggcaaccaatcaatgtgtctctctcacatcgatgttcccagtgtttctctcttttcctctctctttctcacccacCTCCatgcttcccttccactctctctaaaaatcaacgggaaaaatagcctcaggtgaggattaataaaaataaaataacataaaataaatcatttttaaaaagaacttccaCAGGCCCTAGACATACCTCCTCACATTAAAATATCTCATATTAAAAATTATCAAGTTGAAAAAAACTTACCAGGTTGAGTTGAACTTTTTAGTTGATATGTTATCTTTTGTAGagcttttaataaatgtttaattttaattttgcctttagaaaaaaatttgaagacaatacattttgttttccatattacaaatattttgagTTATTGAAAAGTCTATAGGCACCAGGCACTGGTTCCTGCTGTGACTAATGAATAAAAGGGTCCTATCTAgtgaaaaataatgttaatattaatgtttctacttaagagtatattctctctctctctctctcaaatggcccatttagtttttgtgtttttttttgttaatcctcacccgaggatatttttcctattgatattttagagagggtgagagggaggaggagagatagagagaaaacatccgtgtgagagagatacatcacatcgcttggttgcctcccacacgcgccaggtacattcccttgaccagaatcaaacccgtgacccttcagtctgcaggccaaggctctaaccattgagcaaccatCTAGGGCCCCATTTAATTTTGAATACTGTTTTTTCTACTCTGTATTGTTCATCCAGCATTTCCTACATGGAGCCTGGGGATAGAGGTCTATGGTGTCTTCAGgactcatatacacacacacccacacaccacaCTAGCTACAGCTCCTTAATGGAACTTCTGGAAACACACACTCTGAGGAAAAAAACACTTAGCTATAGCTcatttccctcagcccagcatttcacagataagaaaactgaggcctggagaagtgacttgcccaggtcaGTGGTTAGTTCGCGCCAGAACCAGACTCAGGATCAAGGTCCCAGGTAGGGGCGAAGAAGACACCATTTGCCTTGGCTGCTCTCTGCCCACCTTTCAGGGCTGGCCCTGCCTTCCCTGGGCACCCTCCTCGGGTGCTCTGAGCTGCCGCAGCCCTTCCATCCCACTTCCACCTCCCGCCGCTGCCGCTGCTCTTGACCCAATTTCCCCATCCAAATGCACTTGACTGTTTTCCCTTCATtgcgtatttgttgttgttaccaTGTTGCACAAGCAATTAATTTACAAAACTTTAGTAAattttcatccccccccccccacccaattgTAAAAGTAACAGATGCGCACAGAAGAAAATttgggcaaaaaagaaaaagaaaaaagaggctcGTAATCATATGACCACTGTTAAAATGTTGTTGCAAAATAAATACAAGTAAAATAGAATTAATCACTGAGcagctgttcttttttttttaaaatatcacagatatacaaatttcagtgtttattaattcaataaatatttattgaacatctaccatATGCCAAGCACTGCTCTGGGTTTAGGTACATGGTAATTGGACAGAATAGTCCAAGTCCTTGTCCTCAAGGAGCTACTTGTAGTGGGGGAAGGGAGATAGatgattaacaaataaatataaaacaggtTTGCTGGTGTTGAACACTACACACTAAAATGAAGCTGGGATGGAGAGGATGGGGAGTGCTGCTTTACATAGGATCATTAGGAAGGCCTTCCTGAAAAATGACATTTGACCAGGGTCCAGAAAGGAATAAGAAAGTGACCCATTCATTCATGCACACAAATGTCTGTTGGAAGCGTTCCAGACTCTGAGGATAcagcagagaagaaaagagatatTCCTTTCTAGGCCACCGGTCCTCTCCTTCCCTGCAGACACCTTTGTTCCACCCAATGGCCTGAAGACTGAGTAGCttaggaagggaaggaagagaacgCTACCCTAACCATGTtaataaagacttaaaatatctaaaattaatgAATATCTATCCTCTTCCCAAATAAGGCTTGTTCAACTTTCTCTGCTcaccactgccatcttagtttaaATGTTGACCAACTTTTACTACATGCTATTTCTACTGTCCCAAAGTaatcattattataaaaatggtTTTGAGTAGTCATAGTTTGTTTAATCTGTATGTTTTCTAAATGTTTACTCACTGTTTCTTCTTGCATCTCACTATTTTCTTCTAGGTTCAGTTTTCTTCTTAGGTACATGCTTCAAAAGTTTCCTTAGCAAGGGTCAGTGGCTaactctctgtttttgtttttaaagatttttttaatcgacttttacagagagaggaagggagagggagagagacagaaacatcgatgtgagagagagatatccatcagctgcctcctgcatgaacctctaccggagactgagcccacaacccaggcatgtgctctgactgggaatcccatcggcaacctctcagtgcaccAGATGActcccaaccaattgagccacactagccatgGTTCCCTGTTTTTGTGTGTCATTTGAAGATGTGTTTAATTTGCCCtcctttttaaagaataacagctttattcagatataattgacatgccagaattcacccttttaaagtgtacaattcagccctagccggtttggttcaatgcatagagcgtcggcctgtggactgaagggtcccaggttcgattccagtcaagggcacatgcccgggttgtgggctcgatccccagtaggggacgtgcaggaggcagccaatcaataattccatctcatcattgatgtttctatctctctctccctctcccttcctctctgaaatcaataaaaatatttttttaaatgaagtgtacaattcagtggtttagaatatatttacagagttgtgtaaccatcaccattgtctaattttagaacattttcatcatccagAAGAACCCTGTACCCATCCGCTGCCCCTTTCcattctttcccctctccctcagcccctggcaactagTAACCTACTTTTTGTCTCTGCAgacttttcatataaatggaatcatacaatatgagtccctttctgtctgacttctttcacttgaTCTattgttttcaaggctcatctgtattgttgaatgtattagtatttcttttttttttctttagtcctcacttgaggatattatttccattgattttttaattttatttttagaataaacacCTTTATTGTATGAGCTAAGACAGGAGGGAAGAGGATGTATTTGCCCTCCCAGGCCTTGATTTCCTGCAATTAGAACTCCAGCCCCTGGCCCCTCACATAGCCATCTGCTGGGCACGCTGGCCTGGTCTCGAGCGACGCAGGCAAGAAGCCTGCCTGCTGGAGCTGCCCCTCGAGAAGACCGCTGATTTGGGCgttctttttcctttcatcagatttcttctgaattttctttgatcgttttttctttaaaatctcgccaaaaccggtttggctcagtggatagagcgtcggcttgcggactgaaaggtcccgggttcgattccagtcaagggcatgtaccttggttgcgggcacatccccagtagggggcgtgcaggaggcggctgatcgatgtttctctctcatcgatgtttctgactctctatccctctccctttctctctgtaagaaatcaataaaatatattaaaaaaaataaatctcttccTCCTCAGGAGTCAGCTGGGCCCCTTCCTTGCGGCCCAGGGGCAGTGCATAGTGGGACTTGTACCACTGTCGGTACGATGTGCTGTCAATGAGCATGATGCAGCTCTTTACTAGGGTCTTGGTGCGGACCAGTTCGTTGTTGGATGCATTGTAGGCAACATCAACAATCCTTGTTTTGCGAGTACAACACTCTGAGCCCCAGGAGAAGTTGCCCACGTCCAGCCTCAAGGCCCGGTACTTCTTGTTGCCACCCCGTGCTGGGACTGTGTGTATGTGGCGGGGTCCAAATTTAGTGTTGCCAGCAGGGCGTCCCAGCTCATATTTTCGCTTCCTGCGGTAGGGCTTTCTCTTTCCCCTTGTCTTGTGGCACTTGTGGCAGTTGTCCCGAGAGATCCCCATGGGTCGGCACTGGCTGGAAAgagctccattgatttttagtgagagtggaagggagggaggggggagagagagagagaaacatcgatgtgagagagacacatcaatgagttGCCTCCTGGACCGGgatgagcctgtaacccaggtacatgcccttgaccaggagtggaaccgggacccttctgtccttggcctgacactctaaccactgagcaaccagccagggtaCATGTACAATGtattagtatttcattttttatgtctaCATAATATTTTTgtaccacatttgtttatccatcagCAGTTGATGTACGTTTGAGCTGTTCCCACTTTTattggcatttttaaagaaagctgctatgaatatttttgtgtaagtttttgtgtgaacatgtttccaATTCTCATGGTTACATACTTAGGAGTGAACTTGCTGGGCCACATGGAAACTCTATATTTAACTCTTggaggaactgccaaactttttCAAAGCTGCTGCACCTTTTTACCAGCAACATATAAGGGCTcaattttctccacatcctcaccaatgcttcttttcttttctttttttaagtaaatagcaatcctcccccccccccccaaaaaaaaaaaaagaaaaaagagagaaacacaataaataaatagtattcTAGTGAATGGGAGGGGATATCTTGTATGTCTTACCTTGTGAGTTTAACTCCCTtagagctgtggtcggcaaaccgcggctcacgagccacatgcggctctttggccccttgaatgtggctcttccacaaaataccagctcttccacaaaataccgacttctgtgcatgggccatgaagtttcaatcgcactgtacatgtgcgcctgcacgtggtattttgtggaagagccacactgaaggggccaaagagccacatgtggctcgcgagccgcggtttgccgaccactgccttagagtttaggagatgcttGCCTGTGGGAAAGGAGAGGCGGAGGAGAAGGCACAGGTGTGTTCCTGGGAGGGTTAGAGAGAGCTGGGGCATTTGTTTTAAGGGATTTTAAAGGCTGGGTGTTTAGGGGAGGATCTTACTCATCAACTTTAGGCTGAtgcaccaaaatgagatttatcctcttaacttcatctgtccttggacGTGGTTactggcaaatggcactaattggatttctgctgtctttctccctgagtagggtggtTTAAGCTATTTACGCTCCGGATGGGGAAGAGAAGTGTAaactatttacttttaaatgtgcTTGGCTTAGGGAAGATAGGGCTGACTAGGTGGCtacaaactgctgtttaactatctgtctTAGTTTCCCTACTCCACGTGTCCTGggattttcctagcttcttactatcctatGACCGGGGGAAAACGCCAAAAGTTTAAAATCAGGATGGATTCTGAGGAACTGACACATAGCCTTATTCAAATTCATAAGAGCTTCAACAGGAGGGATTTATATACACAGGCAGAGCAGCTGCTTGCTCCCAGGGGTGGCCGGCCTGGAGGAAATCCACCCCCTCCCAGGACTGGGTCTCTTTTTTATATTGGGTTAATATCAAAACCATATGGTGGGGGGTGAGGTCGACCACCAGAAAGAGCAGTGCATTGCTGAGCAAGCCGATACCATCAGGCAGCGATCGCACTGTACACATGCATTAATGTCCTCCTGGGGCCTGGCGGTATTGTTGGGTAGTATCCAGCTTTCTGGGTAGTCGGCCAAACCTGAGGCTGTAGAAAGTTAAGCAGTCACAGAAGCTTAAACAGACAGCCCAGAATTTTCTAGACGCCTTTACTGCGGAGCCACATTAAATCTCTAAAGGGAGTTCGCCTACAAACTTACTATAACAAACAGAACCTTAAAGAGGAGGTTACTGTGGAATTCCTGTGTTCACTCACTGAACAGAGGCTCAAGTCCCTCGTTGGGAGTTTTGTAGGCAATGATAGGGACTTACGGACGGTTTTCTATGTGTTGGGCAGAGTTCTCAGAGCTTCATGTGGGTTAACTCATTTCATTTCCAGGTACGGACTGTTATCATCCCAAATATCAGTTGAGGACACCAACGTACAGAAAAGCTTTGAGGATTCGCCCAAGTCCCCCAGCGAAGCAAGGGATGGTATTTGGGACACCTGGAAGTGATTTCAGAGCTCGAGCCTCTCCTAGCAACAGTGTGAAAGAAGAGTCACTGAAACGCGCACAAAAACAGACGAAATTGTAGGGTAACGCAGGGCCAAAATTCCTGCGGGCTGAGTAAAAAACTCAATTTCAAAGTGCCTGCCTGCCAGCACGCTTTCAACCCGAACTTTCTCATTtcccggcctcccctccccctaggACACATGCCTGGCAGCCCAGGATGCCGGGGAAAGGTCGCAGTTGGGTTTGGCTCCTCCCTTCCCGCGCACTCAGCCCCTTTCCCGCTGGATATCCCGGTTCTGGCTCACGCACCCCCGCACTTTAGTGGATATCCCGGTCCTTGCTCACGCACCCCTGCACTTTAGTGGGTACCCCGGGTCCTTGCTCACGCACCCCCGCACTTTAGCCCAGCGCGCAGAGCCGCCAGTCCTCGAGCTCAGTGGACCTGCCAAGAGCCATCCGCCCGCCCGCCAGCTTTGCccttgcccctcccctcccctccaggaggcaggcagcgAAGCCGCCGTCAGCTTTCCCTTCCACGGTGGCTTGGCTGCTCCTTCCAGGGGCCTCCCAGGACTCAGCTCTGAATTCAATCTGCCATTAGGCGCATTCAGGACCAAACGCCTATAgtttggggggttgggaggggagtgCTTGGGCTCCCCAGCGCCCAAATCTGGGCATAAGGCTGGACTGGGATGTCTTAGCTCTTTGGTTCAATCTGAAAGCATCCTTAAAAATTTCCTATGGCCACCATTTTAGGTGAACAAACGGAGGCCAAAGTGACGTTCATGTGCAGTTAGACACGGACACCAGGGCCAGGCGAGTATTGCACATTTCCTTCAACAATTGTGAGTCAGGAATTCACTATTCCCGGGATTTggcatggagggtgggggtggcgtCTGGAATCCTGTTATCTCTAAGAAGTGAAACTCCTAGAAAGTCAGCTCTTCAATCCCCCAATGGAGAAAACTGGGGCTTGGGGATGGGGTGGTGGTCTGATGCCCTCCGCCAATGCAGGATCCATCCTCAGATGCCCACGCTCCATCCCATGCAGGAGGAGGGCCCTTGGATTGGGGCCCGTCGGGGCGTTTTCCGCCGGTTTGGTACGGCGGTGGGGGGAATAAACTTTCTGATTCCTTCCAAGTTTCCTGCAGCGGGAAAAGCAGTCGGACATACACGCCTGATCTCTGCCGACCGCACTGACTCACAGAAACACGGTGCGTGTTTTTTAAAACAGCTCGGACCAGGAGACCGCCCCAGACCACCCACCGCACTCGCCGGGGGGGCGGAGCCtcgggcggggggcggagccgcgGACGTGCGGGCGCGCGCGCGTGTGGACGTGCGGCAGCGTGCGGGCCCGAGTGCGCATGCGCGGGCGCCGGGGCCGGCGTTGTGTATAAGTGAGCGGTGCGCGCGGCCTGACTGCGACTTGCTGCTGACTGCGCGCTCGTCTTCTGAGGTTCGTCTGAGTCGCCTCCTCGCGCTCCCGTCGGCCGACTTTCCTCCCGACTCCTGCACGACCTGCTGTTACAGCGAGCCGGCCGCTCCCGGCCCTTCCTCCTGCAGGTGAGCGGCCTCCGGGCtgccccagctcccgccccacgcCCCCATCCTCGGCCTGCCTGCCGGGCCgccgcctccctcccctgcactgtggcagggccttctggggctcccctcctccctgcgccCCCGCCCGCTCCCCACTCAGCGCTCCAGCCCTGCGTTCCCCAGGAGGGGCCCTCACTGGGATGCAGGTGGCCCAGGTCCGTGCTCCCGGTGCTGGGTGAGTAGGCGTCGCTGCCATGCTCTCCCAAAGCACCCTGGCACCTCCTGCGCCACTGCCGGGGTTCTTGCCTGTTGCCCCTAAAGCCCCGAGAGGGCAGGGTTCACGGCCCCGTGTGGCCCTTGTACCTTCCCGGGTGCTTAACTAGTTGGGGGTAATCAGGGTATTATTTTTACTAAGTGAACTTGATAGATTTGACTTAGAATTATTTTGACCTTCAAAAAGCTTATGATTAACTCGAACCTTAATGAGATATGAGG
This DNA window, taken from Myotis daubentonii chromosome 10, mMyoDau2.1, whole genome shotgun sequence, encodes the following:
- the LOC132211422 gene encoding small ribosomal subunit protein eS8-like; the encoded protein is MGISRDNCHKCHKTRGKRKPYRRKRKYELGRPAGNTKFGPRHIHTVPARGGNKKYRALRLDVGNFSWGSECCTRKTRIVDVAYNASNNELVRTKTLVKSCIMLIDSTSYRQWYKSHYALPLGRKEGAQLTPEEEEILKKKRSKKIQKKSDERKKNAQISGLLEGQLQQAGFLPASLETRPACPADGYVRGQGLEF